A single region of the Triticum dicoccoides isolate Atlit2015 ecotype Zavitan chromosome 2B, WEW_v2.0, whole genome shotgun sequence genome encodes:
- the LOC119365815 gene encoding uncharacterized protein LOC119365815 has translation MHRPRNAWWNRTDGAETRSTLEGQRQFNINLHKAQQRLRTARNNAPNLTKRVLGGFVKTFEYEYDDEAIGNVHNGTMIIAYDDGIEQPHDITVVILEDWANASEIGDAIVAHTEKLSSYGGDLLVQAYFSTFCHNAQRYIVAYEPFVPASIQGIRSEPFFAHDELELSECWRERMRSFIELLHIAAQCNIRHGGLSELANYATCRDGLKIINMGRYSHIVGRERDMRQLMDFVTTLFPRSLTHPEWRTLVDLLLSVTMWNPLRVDSYYGPNWLEVVLRHPILLGTAEEKLDCFVALHMDVMRLDNTGKARFSNWIHNRYPAFKRYFLHDFDDELERDHDLRSRVVPWNQLYYNLFTFIPPGSNRELKENRDFAAFKHGSRFRKNEFFQDPNDGSWSANYGTRYCYLNIIKLVKNLINHGGDYDQELHDKNNMLIEIRTRFQHFMSVCYTVINMTDDWINDWTTDPYP, from the exons ATGCATCGACCGCGAAACGCTTGGTGGAATAGAACAGATGGTGCTGAAACTCGTAGT ACGCTCGAAGGACAGAGACAATTCAATATTAACTTGCATAAGGCGCAACAAAGACTCAGAACTGCACGAAACAACGCGCCAAACCTGACGAAG AGAGTCTTGGGTGGGTTTGTTAAAACCTTCGAGTACGAGTATGATGATGAAGCCATTGGCAATGTTCATAACGGCACGATGATAATTGCGTACGATGATGGTATTGAGCAACCTCATGATATCACAGTAGTGATCTTAGAGGATTGGGCCAACGCTAGTGAGATCGGAGATGCAATTGTGGCGCATACTGAAAAACTTTCTAGCTATGGTGGTGACTTACTTGTGCAAGCATATTTCAGTACTTTTTGCCACAATGCTCAGAGATACATAGTGGCCTATGAGCCATTCGTTCCCGCCTCAATTCAGGGAATAAGGAGTGAACcattttttgctcatgatgagctaGAGTTGTCAGAATGTTGGCGGGAGAGGATGAG GTCATTCATAGAACTTCTCCATATCGCGGCACAGTGCAATATCAGACATGGTGGCCTCTCGGAGCTTGCCAACTATGCGACTTGTCGAGATGGGCTGAAGATAATTAATATGGGGCGATATTCTCACATTGTCGGGAGAGAAAGAGACATGCGGCAGCTTATGGATTTTGTAACCACACTATTCCCTCGGAGTTTGACTCATCCCGAGTGGAGAACCCTTGTTGATCTTCTCCTCTCAGTGACCATGTG GAACCCACTTAGAGTTGATTCTTATTACGGTCCTAACTGGCTAGAAGTTGTCTTGCGGCACCCAATTTTATTGGGCACTGCCGAAGAAAAATTGGACTGCTTTGTAGCTCTCCACATGGATGTAATGCGTCTGGACAATACAGGGAAAGCTAGGTTCTCAAATTGGATTCACAATCGCTACCCGGCATTTAAACGGTACTTCTTGCATGACTTCGATGATGAACTAGAACGTGACCATGATCTCCGTTCTCGAGTTGTTCCCTGGAACCAACTCTACTACAATCTCTTCACGTTCATCCCCCCTGGAAGTAATAGGGAACTCAAAGAAAACAGGGACTTTGCAGCTTTCAAGCATGGATCCCGGTTTAGAAAGAATGAGTTCTTTCAGGACCCTAATGATGGGAGTTGGTCAGCTAACTATGGTACAAGATATTGCTATCTCAATATTATTAAGTTGGTTAAGAACCTGATAAACCATGGAGGTGACTACGATCAG GAATTGCATGATAAGAACAATATGCTCATAGAGATCAGAACTCGATTCCAACATTTTATGAGTGTTTGCTACACCGTCATAAACATGACGGATGATTGGATTAATGATTGGACGACCGATCCATATCCAT AG